TCCAGTAACTGGGCAGGACAGAGAACAAGAAAAAATGACAATAAATTGCATAATGCCTGCATTACGTGGCACAATACTCACGTTCGTTTGCTCAATCATCAGCTGGAGGTAGGCATCTGCCTCGGAAACACGGCGCGCCACCAACTCCAGGTGGTTGGGTCTTCTGCCGCCTGTTCCGCTCCCGCCCCCTTCCTTCGTGTAGCCACCGGCGATGTAGAAAGCGCTTTGGCTGTCCCACAGACGCGACCGGTTCGCGTGGCGTCGAATGGTGTCCTCCAGGCGGCGCACCCACTGCTCCCGCTCCTCGTTGTGTCGCGCCTGCAAGCGTTTGGAAAGTTGGCAAGTTTAGTGGGCTCCTTTGCTTGTGTATGGGTATTGGAAAAAGTTTTATCGTTACATCAAGGCAACAAAGTCAAACAAAAGGTGGAACGTGAGGACCAGACAGTGGTTTCTGGGTCGATGCCCGGATACCCTTTTCCGGTAAGAGGACGAAAACTCTTGGCAAGCAAAGCGGATAGGCCATCATGCTTGCTTTATATCTTTTGGGACGAAAACGCGAATTGCAAAAAGAAACGTGCTGCCCTCTTGATCTACATAGTTTTTGCTTACGTATACCACTAGACGTCATAAAAAATCAATGCAagtgtggaatttaaaatGAGTTGGTTCTTCAgttcataaaacaaacaacGTCGTACTTAAACTATTACGGTGAATTATGAACTATTAGTGAAACTGCAAAACATTGATCAAGCTTTCCTTAGACAATCTTTATTTCCATTTACTAAGGAGACACTTACCTGAAAGTGGAAGGTCTTATGGTCCACAGTGATTGTGAATGTGTTGTCCTCCTGGTCGTCGATTCCGATTAGCGCATCCTTTAAACGAACACAACCGCGCCTCACGCCCTTTATCATCTTATCCTTCGACTGTAACAGAAATGCAGTCGGAATTAGGAAAGTTCATTAAATCGCAGCTCATACTGTCAAAGGGCTATTACGCCTGCTATAAATTAATGTATTCTAATCAATGCTTGGGGAATATAAAAACAGTGTTCGGCGTGCTGTTCACGCTTAAATGTTCGCCAGCGGTCAAGGCGGTAGAGCTGCAGTCCACCAGTCCCACGCCACCTAAAGGATACAGGCCAGCGGAAGCTCAACACAAAGAAGCGAAATGGAGGCGTCAGCAAGTGAGCTCCTCTTggatttgtcaaaaaactgTCTGATGGTTTCAATAAAATTGTAGGTATAAATTTGCAGCCGGTGGTGAACGTTCCTACGATTTATAAGGATCCCTGGTACATGATCACAGTGCTGGTCCTCTATCTGTACTTCGTCACCAAAGCGGGTCCGCAGTAAGTTCACATGCTAATGTCAGCGTCGCTTGTTTGCATGTGGGTCAGTGGACTTGACATTAGCAATTCAGCGGGTTCGCTGGCTTACTTATATAAGAAAGAAGACCTTTAATACCTCGCTTATAGTTTCATGGAATGGCGCAAACCTTACGAGCTCAAGCGACTTATCTTGCTACATAATTTCATCCAGGTGGTTTCCTGCATATATGCTATCAAAGAGGTggatatttataaattgtacagcagcagcagcatcggcTAATTGCTTTTCTCTCGCAGGTCCTGTACATTACGGACAACACCATATACATCTTTTGGAAGTGCCGCGACATCGGGAGCAGCCCAGAGCTCGTGAGGCGGTACTACAACTTGGCCTACTTTCTCTTCTGGCTGAAGATCTCTGAGCTGATTGAAACCGTGATCTTTGTGCTTCGCAAGAAACAAAACCAGGTGTCCAAGCTGCACATCTTTCATCACTTCTCCACGGTAACGCTGGTCTACGCACTGATCAACTTCAACGAAAATGGTAAGCTAGCCGGCTGCTGGGTGACCGACTATTTTCATAAATGCGTTCAATTGTACAGGTTCTGCTGCTTACTTCTGCGTGTTCTTGAATTCTATCGTTCACGTTATCATGTACTCGTACTACTTTGTGGCGGCAGTGGCGGATAAGACCTTGGTGCAGGCCCTAACTCCAGTGAAGAAGTGCATCACAGTGATTCAGATGACGCAGTTCGTTCTTATCCTCACGCAGGTTGCTTTCCAGCTGGTATTGTGCGGCATGCCGCCCTTAGTGCTTCTCTACTTCACCACCGTCATTCTTGGCATGTTCTACGGCTTTTACGACTTCTATAATAGTGCCTATCAAGCCTCGCAGCGGCGCAAGAGTCAGACCCCTCAGTCAGACTCAAAAAAGTAATCTCCTGTCAACAAATCACGCAATAAAGGGGTACCAAcaagtgtgtatgtgtatccAAATGTATCTATAGCAGATAAGATAAGGCTGCGGGCCATGAGGAGTTCGTTCTGGGTGCGATATGGGTTTCAGTCAGGAGGTGCACTGCAGCCACTCACCGTGTAATAGGACAGCAGTCCAGCATTCTCGTCCAGAACGAAGAAGCGGTACTGCCAGCCCTTCATCACATTCGTCCACTTGCTTAGCGTGCCCTCCAATGTGCCAGAGCCACCACTCCCGCTCTGGGGGGGTCCCAGGCTGGGGGCACTTCCAGTGGTGCTGGCCATTTGATCCAGCTCCCGTGACAcggccaccgcctcctcctccgcctttGATCCCTCTGCGTCCTCGTGGCTAAAGGCTTTCCTTGTCCCCGGGCGCGGACCTGCCTCGTTCCCTGAGCTCTTTTCTGTCCAGGAGCTGATGATGACGCAATGTTGCTTCACAACTCGCACCCGCAATCTGTCACAGCCTCAACTCCGCTTGGAATTtgcaaaacaaagcaaagccCTGCCAACTATCGATGTACGTAAACATCGATGATTTTCTAGCCCTCCGAATCGCAGCTCGAGTGTGACCGTGCGGCGACCGCTGGAATATACCACCTACTATACCTAGCACACCTTACAAATTTGGAGTCATTTGGAAAATCATAACATGTAAAATTAGCTAGCTATGAAATTATAACCCTGTTTAAATcagcacaataaataaataaacaataaacaataaagcACAAAAGTATTAACTGGCTtgtaaaattttaagtaaGTTCGAGTTCTCGTAGTGAAAATATTTAGTCGTTCGCTATCGATAAATATTGTCATTTTGCAGCACAGTCACACTGTGATATTCAGCCTAGTTTATTTCGCGGTATTGAAATGTGATGTTTAtgataaacaacaaataacgTTACTTGCATAGAACAAGTCGTAAGGTTACTGTGAATCTTTTACATCTTAACATTAAATATTGTTTGATTTCAGGAGCAACATGTATCCAGTGTCCTTTGCGGCATTTCAAAAGTTAATCGTTAATTTGTCTGAAATTGCAAGTGAGTTGAAAACTGCCAATGGAGACAATAGAACGTTGGTCGAGTGGAGCAGATGGTACTACAAAGAGTTCTACCGGAATCCCAGCATACGGGCAAGGTTCCCTGTCAAGGTGGCGCCGTGTCCCAGGCGGACACGCGACAACTTGCTTAAAGTACCGGAGCCAGGAGGAATTTCACAAAACGATGTTGCAAACGTAGCAGCTGCAGGACCATCTCAAGTAGAGCAACCCGAAGTCTTAGTTGAAGGCAGCCAGTTGACGACGCTCGCTGAAACCGCGAAGTCCCATGATGCAGTTGAAGGCGTTGCAGTTGAATGTAAACCATCAGGATCGGAATCTCCAGACGTAATTGTTAATGTGGAGAGGTGGGTAATATTATTTTCGAGCAGAGCAGATTAACCAATTTTGACTCATTTCAGATGTGGCGCCTTCATCTTTCCGGTATCCTTTGATGTATTCCTACAGTGCATCAATAAGATGTTACTGTTCAAAAAAATTGTCAGGAGCATAGAACACTGCCTGGTCCTCTTGTCCGACGATGAGCGTCGTCTTCTTACACTACAAAGGTTCTACAACCGCTTTTACATGTATCCAGAAAAGCGATCCCCTACGAATATCTTCAATGCAACTACAGAAATCCCTTTGGAAAAGTTGCTTGAATCTGGGAAACCACTGGACAAAAAAGCGGTCAAGACTGTGGCGGAGCTTACTGCAATGAAATCCCTTACGAAAAAGTAAGTTTGGGACACTTTCCAAATACTCGTTGTttactataaatatttcacaGTTCCATCGTCAGCTTCGAGGTATTTAAGAAAAATATGGCAAACTTATCGGACATTGTGGAGCAAATGAGGCAACTGGATGCTAATTATGCGAGCAAGGATGTCCAGGAATGTGCCCTTGACTATTACCTGGCGTTTTACATTACTCCGAGGATCCGATATAAATAcgcatacaaattaaaaccTTGCACGTCGACTTTCAAGGCCTGCATGCTGTCCATTCTCGGCAAAGATATTGCCGAAAAGCTTAGGAAAAGCCTCCCTCAGTTAGCTAATCCCTCGCCAGGACTTGATTCGCGCAGGCCCAACACTTCATATATTACTGAGAGCAAAGGGTCATTAGGGTCGCAGAATACCAGTGGCTCTTCACAAATCCAAACCAGTCCCAGCATGGAGGTTGCCCACGAACCGAGTGAAGGTCTGTCCCAGTTAGCTACTCTTTCGCCAGAGAATTGTGCTGCGGGAGCTATTAGCACGACTGAAGGGCTATCGAGTTCACATAATACTTTAGAAACTTTCGAAAACCAAGCTAATCTCAGGAACGATGCCAACAAACTAAGCAGATGTATGCCGGCATTAGCTTCGCCAGAACGCCATCTGCACAGTTCGAAAGCCCCTGAGAAGTCATCTGAAGTCTTAAGTCCCCAAGTTAAACCCCATCAGAGCAAGGAGGTTGCCGAAGAACAATCAGATAGAGCGCCCCAGTTAGAGATTCCTCCGTCAGGTTTCGAAGTGCCCATGTCCAAGACACCAGAGAGTCCTGCTTCAAAAACCAGAGCTTCGGACGAGACCCCAGCCAAACCTGAAGAGATCACAGATTCTACCGATGTATATGAGTAAGTTAGCGTAACCTGAattgttttcataattttaaaacCACAATTTTAGGACTTCCTTTGTGACGGATGTTGAAGTGGACCTTAAAAagtaagaaaaatataaattaccatttttttaaatttttaagtaacaattttcaaaaaaaattttttagaCATGGGCGCTTTATTTTTCCCGTATCACTTGAAACTTTTCGGCAATATATTAACTATGACGAGATTATCCGAGCAATTCTAGTAAATAATCACATTAAAGACGAACATCAACTgtcaaaattaatttctgaTCCTTCGCACCCACAATGCAAAAAATTTTTCCGCCAGTTTTACAATAAATTTTATGCACGCAATGATGTTCGTCAAAGATTCAAGTACAAATTCAATTGCCCCAATCCTAAGATGCTGGCTAAgctaaaacaaaaagctaAGCCACTTGATGAAAAGGCTCTTTTTACAATGAATCGAACAGATAATGCAAAAGCAGTAAACGAATCCAAGTCCCAGGTACCTTTCACTcctaaaacaacaacagaaaattGTCCACCAAATCCCATTTCTTTAGAGATGTTCAAACGTCATGTGAGCAATCTCGATGATATTGTTAATGAGATGCAAAAATGCGATGAGTACAAAGAAAAAAGCAAGGAGGAGGTAATTCAGGACTACTACGAGGGCTTCTATTCTGGACCAGACATGAGGGAGAAGTTCGAGTGCCGATTTAAACCGTGTCCCAGCAAAAAAATAAGACAATTGTTAAGTTTTCCACCGAAAAACAAGGAGCTACCCCCAAAGAATCCAAATTGCCAGGTGGCTTGTACCACAGAAAACCTAAGCGATGAAAGTTGTCTGCAGTCATCCAGAAATGTAGTACGAGAAACGCAAAATATCACCGAAGAGAAGTAAGTTAAacatatatttgttttcagATATAATAGTAATAAGTCATGACTCCAGCAGACCAATAGCTGAACATGAAAGTATACCATCCACAAGGACGCCTAGTTCTAATGACGACAAGCCCGGAGAAGAGTGTCCACCATACCCTGTATCCTTAGAGCTGTTCAAAAGTCATGTGAGCAATCTAGATGATATTGCTAATAATATGCAGAAGTGCGTTGAGTATAGAGGAAAATCCAAGGATGAGGTTATTCGCGACTACTACAAAGGCTTCTATTCTGGACCAGAGATGAGGGAAAAGTTCGCATGTCGATTCAAGCCATGTACCGGCCATATACTACAACAATTGCTTAGTTATCCAGGGAAAAATGTGAATGATTGTCTACAGGAAACTGATTGCCTGGCGACGTGCACCACTAGAACACCGCTCAAGGAAAGTTGCCTTCAGTCCAAAAGCGAAATGTCGTTACCTGTTCGCAGAAATGCTTTAGAAATCTTAATGAAAAGGTATACCACAtacatttttactttttttccgGATGTGTAATAAACCTTATAATTGCAGCAGAAAAAGGACTAAAGTCGCAAAGGAAGCGATCAGCAGTAAGCCGATGACTACACAAAACACGTCTCAATTTCAACCAGAGCCTTTTCCCGAAGACGCATTAGTTGTCCCAGAAGACGTCACTACCAACCAAGGCACACAGCCACTGGAATTGCAGCATGAACTAGAAGTTACGGAACCCATAAAAGATTATATTCAACTAAATGCTGAGAGGCTTTATGAATTATCgaggtaaaaaaaataatgtttaaaGGATTAGCAAGCACATTTATACAACACGATTATATTTAGCAAACTGAAGATCGGGTGGAATTATACGGCCCATAACTTTCTcgataaattatttaaaggaaTCAACTGCCCAGTAACACAAGCATTTCTAGAAGAACAATATAAAAGGTATTCCGTATCTACCGGGCATATTGTTGCCAATACCATTGCTGCTGAAGAAAATGAGCCACAATTGTCTTCGAATTCGGTTGACATAGAAAGTGTCTGCACAGCtcaaacaacagcaactgaCACACAAGCAACTGAAATGCATACAATTCCGAAAGCGTTGGATCAGAGTTCAGAGCCAACGAAAGAAAGCAGTTcagttaatttaaataataacctGGAAAGTCCGGCTAAGATTAAAATGATCCATGCTGAATCATCTAATAATTCAAGAAACTCTACGAACAGACCAAACACTGAAATTGAAGCTGGATCGACAAAAATTCTGGAAGATGGAGCAAGGGTTACGACCGAAGGAAATTccgaaaatgaaaacagttCAGtagagaaaaaagaaaatcaatttcttCTCGAAAGAGCgaaggaaatattttttgcagAAGGAAGCAAGGTAAGCAATTAAATATAAGTAAGGAATGCAAAGCTTGAATGACCCAAATCTCATTTCAAATAGGATCACAATCTTAAGTATTTGATCTGCACAAGTGAAGGGTTGATGAGAACCATTTGGCGCATACTCTACCAATTAGATCTTCAAGAATTCTCCTATTACACAAGTATTCACGATGGCGAGGACTTGTACAAAAGCGAAGACAACTTACACCTTTGCTTTAGGCACGTCGTGGACCATGGCAATTGGCCTGTAAATCTATGCGTCTTATTGCCACGTTTAAAGCACCTACTCCACAGTAAGGGAGTGCAGCTGGATAGGTTAAATCTGTCCAAAATATCTCCGAAAATTTTTAGCCCTTGGGAATTGGGTACCTATTCGGATTTCGATCAAATTGTTGCACAGGAGTACATCCATCGCACTGGCGAGGAAATTGAGGATGTGGTAAAATTGTGtcaagagagagagaaactATACGCCTGCTGTTGGGCTCACAACCAGTGGTTACCACGAGCTCCACAGATCGCTAATGAGACACTTAATGCTGAACTCGGAGAGGTGGAGCCGGTTATAGAAAGGATTTTATTGAGTGAGCGCTATTTGTTGAGATAACACCTGAACAATAGATTTtaataatgtatttatttacagAGAAAATTTGTGGCGTAAAAGATGGGGATGAGAATAAACCAACTGAAATAGTATCAATTCCCTCAAGTCCAAGTACTGTTTGTAGTAGAATATCGACCCAACCTGCTGAAGATAAACTTAGTCAGCAGCCCTCACAGCTCAACAGTTTAAATTTTGTGGACGTGACGGGTGTTGAATTAGCTTCGCAAGTACCACAAATGGTAGTCGATCCTCTAGTATCCAACCAAATTGAGGAAACATCACAGGTGCCAGAAACTCAATATGATGCACCAGCGTCATTGCAAATGGCATCTGTCAAGCAGGAACCCATCAGTTTTCTTAATAACCAACGCGCATTTTGCGACTCCGAAAAATGCCAATGGGAACACATTAATCCCGAGGAGCAAACAATAGACTTGGACTCTACCGAAAGTGATGGACCAAGTCTGTCCTGCTTTGCCATACAAAATCAGAATTCCGAGGACCAAATACACTTTATTCTGGAGGATTCTGTGCACGCAGAGAATCATGATTACGTTAAGAAAACAGAAGTGCCGAAGTCCACAGATCCTGCACAACTGGGAACCAACGTAAACACGTTGAGCGTTCGGTCTATGCCAGCCTGCCAGGTTTCTGTGATTCCTAAAAAAAGACAGGCAGCCAGCCCACGTTTGAATTCAAAACG
The sequence above is drawn from the Drosophila melanogaster chromosome 2R genome and encodes:
- the tea gene encoding telomere ends associated, isoform E; amino-acid sequence: MYPVSFAAFQKLIVNLSEIASELKTANGDNRTLVEWSRWYYKEFYRNPSIRARFPVKVAPCPRRTRDNLLKVPEPGGISQNDVANVAAAGPSQVEQPEVLVEGSQLTTLAETAKSHDAVEGVAVECKPSGSESPDVIVNVERCGAFIFPVSFDVFLQCINKMLLFKKIVRSIEHCLVLLSDDERRLLTLQRFYNRFYMYPEKRSPTNIFNATTEIPLEKLLESGKPLDKKAVKTVAELTAMKSLTKNSIVSFEVFKKNMANLSDIVEQMRQLDANYASKDVQECALDYYLAFYITPRIRYKYAYKLKPCTSTFKACMLSILGKDIAEKLRKSLPQLANPSPGLDSRRPNTSYITESKGSLGSQNTSGSSQIQTSPSMEVAHEPSEGLSQLATLSPENCAAGAISTTEGLSSSHNTLETFENQANLRNDANKLSRCMPALASPERHLHSSKAPEKSSEVLSPQVKPHQSKEVAEEQSDRAPQLEIPPSGFEVPMSKTPESPASKTRASDETPAKPEEITDSTDVYETSFVTDVEVDLKKHGRFIFPVSLETFRQYINYDEIIRAILVNNHIKDEHQLSKLISDPSHPQCKKFFRQFYNKFYARNDVRQRFKYKFNCPNPKMLAKLKQKAKPLDEKALFTMNRTDNAKAVNESKSQVPFTPKTTTENCPPNPISLEMFKRHVSNLDDIVNEMQKCDEYKEKSKEEVIQDYYEGFYSGPDMREKFECRFKPCPSKKIRQLLSFPPKNKELPPKNPNCQVACTTENLSDESCLQSSRNVVRETQNITEENRPIAEHESIPSTRTPSSNDDKPGEECPPYPVSLELFKSHVSNLDDIANNMQKCVEYRGKSKDEVIRDYYKGFYSGPEMREKFACRFKPCTGHILQQLLSYPGKNVNDCLQETDCLATCTTRTPLKESCLQSKSEMSLPVRRNALEILMKSRKRTKVAKEAISSKPMTTQNTSQFQPEPFPEDALVVPEDVTTNQGTQPLELQHELEVTEPIKDYIQLNAERLYELSSKLKIGWNYTAHNFLDKLFKGINCPVTQAFLEEQYKRYSVSTGHIVANTIAAEENEPQLSSNSVDIESVCTAQTTATDTQATEMHTIPKALDQSSEPTKESSSVNLNNNLESPAKIKMIHAESSNNSRNSTNRPNTEIEAGSTKILEDGARVTTEGNSENENSSVEKKENQFLLERAKEIFFAEGSKDHNLKYLICTSEGLMRTIWRILYQLDLQEFSYYTSIHDGEDLYKSEDNLHLCFRHVVDHGNWPVNLCVLLPRLKHLLHSKGVQLDRLNLSKISPKIFSPWELGTYSDFDQIVAQEYIHRTGEEIEDVVKLCQEREKLYACCWAHNQWLPRAPQIANETLNAELGEVEPVIERILLKKICGVKDGDENKPTEIVSIPSSPSTVCSRISTQPAEDKLSQQPSQLNSLNFVDVTGVELASQVPQMVVDPLVSNQIEETSQVPETQYDAPASLQMASVKQEPISFLNNQRAFCDSEKCQWEHINPEEQTIDLDSTESDGPSLSCFAIQNQNSEDQIHFILEDSVHAENHDYVKKTEVPKSTDPAQLGTNVNTLSVRSMPACQVSVIPKKRQAASPRLNSKRMKLMNDKVPQLRHEFQPLPMGVKVVQSKALILPDSQNIRTSQTAKTKPTESPPHHQVNITPSQEFAVGNTLLECSELQGLLDSNDVNDGKVNKEDHPVSGSACTSKRLAASSPQSSVIYRDLELFSFYKSLTLEQIIKYRIEGPLPGATYQKALVKINDKLCNVRGPLISSLFPYLSSTLRSDLELVLHDLGEFFYKRSWPAHTDATVDFRKRVLFVFMNLSPRFAPFSIKFDNESREWGTCIEANVGDKSLDQRDTTFNAEELIKPNILNSIEQLKCKLVT